Within Candidatus Methylomirabilota bacterium, the genomic segment CGCGAGACGTTGTTCGGGAATGGACGGGAAGCGGGCTTCACGCTGGTCGAGCTGCTCATCGTCATTCTAATCGTGGGAATTCTCTCGGCGGTGGCGCTGCCGCTCTACCTTGGCTACACGAAGGACGCGCGGCTGGCGGAAGCCAAGGCCCTGGCCGGCTCGGCCATGACGTCGCTGTCGGGCTGCGTGCAGGTCAAGGGCACGGGTGGGAACTGCGTGGTGAGCGAGGTGCAGCAGCGGATCGGGCTGGACACGGCCAAC encodes:
- a CDS encoding prepilin-type N-terminal cleavage/methylation domain-containing protein, which translates into the protein MFTKVRETLFGNGREAGFTLVELLIVILIVGILSAVALPLYLGYTKDARLAEAKALAGSAMTSLSGCVQVKGTGGNCVVSEVQQRIGLDTAN